The DNA sequence CCGTCTTCTCCTCGTCCCGGTAGTAGCCGAGGGTGGCGTGCGGGCTGCGGTGCACGATCTCGCCGACGACGCCCGGCGCCACCGGGTTGTCCTCGTCGTCGACGATGCGCGTCTCGACGTTGAGCGACGCCCGCCCGGCCGAGCCGGCCCGGGGGAGCTGCTCGTCCGGACGCAGGATCGTGGCCAGCGGCGCCATTTCCGTCTGGCCGTAGAAGTTCCACAGGTCGACCTCCGGCAGCCGGCGGCGCAGTTCGCGCAGGACCTCGACCGGCATCGCCGACGCGCCGTAGTAACCCTTGCGCAGGCTCGACAGGTCGGTGCGGTCGAAGTTTTCGTGGCGCAGCAAGGAGATCCACACGGTCGGCGGCGCGAACAGCTTCGTCGCCCGCTCCCGCTCGACGGCCGCGAGCAGCGCCGCCGGGTCCGGCCCGGGCAGGATGACACTGGTGGCGCCGAGGTAGACGTCGACGGAGAAGAAGCAGTCCAGCTGGGCGCAGTGGTAGAGCGGGAGCGAGTGCACCTCGACGTCGTCGGCGCTCATCCCGCCGTCGATCACGCACGAGACGTACTGCGCGATCAGGGACCGGCTCGACAGCAGCACGCCTTTCGGCCGCGACTCCGTGCCGGAGGTGTACATCAGCCGCAGCGGGTCGTCGTCGGCGACGAAGACGTCCGGGGCCTGATCGTCTCCTTCGGACAGCCAGGTGCCGATGTCGTCCCAGCTGCCGTCGGGGCCGATCCGGCCGCGGACGACGTCGTCCAGTCCGGACAGTTCGAGGGCTTCGGCGGCGGTCGCTTCGAGCGCGTCCTCGGTGACGAAGGCCGAGGCCTCGGCGTGGCGGAGGATGTAGGCGACCTCGTCGGCGCCGAGCATGAAGTTGACCGGGACCAGGAGCACGCCGAGTTTCGCGGTGGCGAAGGCCAGCACGCCGTACTGCCAGCAGTTGTGGCTCAGCAGCGCGAGCCGGTCGCCCTTGCGGAGGCCGCGCGCGGCGAGGGCGTGGGCGCAGCGGTTGGCGGCGGCTTCGAAATCGGCGTAGGTGAGCCGGGTGTCCCCGGAGACGACGGCGAGCTTGTCCGGCAGCCGCAGCGCGGTGCGGCGGAGGAGATCGCCCAGGGCGTGCTGCCGGGCGCGGCCGACGAGGGCGGCGGTGACCTGGTCCATCCCGGCAGTCTCGGTCGGGACGGTCCGGCCCGCAAGCCTCGGTTCAGCGCGCGGTGTCGTCGATCTGCACGGGGTAACCGGCACGCAGCACGGCGATCGTCGCCGGGGGAGTGAGGACTTGGGCCGTGCCGGTGGTGGGACGCGGCCGCCGGGTGCCGTAGCCCGTGGTCGTCCACTCGGTGAGGTGGTCGCCCAGGAGGAGTTCCGGGTGGTCGTCGCGGAGGACGAAGACGCCGTCCGGCAGGCCGGCCCAGCTCAGCTCGTGGAGCCGGCGGCGGTGGGTGCCGCGGTGGAGGCGTTCGCGGTGCAGCTGCCGGTTCATCGCCGTCGCCGACGGCCCGCCGCCCCAGGCGTCGCGGTAGGCGGTGTACGCGGGCCGGCGGCACTCGCCGCAGGGCCGGTGCCCGGCGGCGAACGAGACGGCTTCGTCGTGGAAGTACAGGTGCGTGTAGCGGCCCGGCAGCCACTGCTCGCGCCACCGGCCGCGGAACTCGAGCACGCAGGTGATCCACAGGTCGCCGGCGTGGAAGCGGACGATCTCGTGGCGCTCGTGCAGCACCCCGCGGTTGCCGGTCCACGCGCCGCGCAGCGGGACGTCGACGATCCCGCCGGTCGGCGTCACGCGGTTGCGCACGGTGTTCCCCCAGGTCCCGGACGGTGGCGTCCGGAGTGGCGGCGGACGCGGGCGCGACGCAGAATGCGCGCATGCACCCCACGCCGGTCCGCGTGGCGCGCCTGACCGACCCGGCCGGGCCCGCCGACGGTACCCGCGTGCTCGTGGAACGGCTCTGGCCGCGGGGCGCGTCCCGATCGGTCGAGCTGGACGGCTGGTACCGCCAGCTGGCACCGTCGGACGAGCTGCGCACCTGGTACGGCCACGACCCGGACCGCTTCGCCGAGTTCGCGGACCGCTACCGCGCGGAGCTGCGCGAGCCGGACCG is a window from the Amycolatopsis sp. NBC_00355 genome containing:
- a CDS encoding acyl-CoA synthetase, which produces MDQVTAALVGRARQHALGDLLRRTALRLPDKLAVVSGDTRLTYADFEAAANRCAHALAARGLRKGDRLALLSHNCWQYGVLAFATAKLGVLLVPVNFMLGADEVAYILRHAEASAFVTEDALEATAAEALELSGLDDVVRGRIGPDGSWDDIGTWLSEGDDQAPDVFVADDDPLRLMYTSGTESRPKGVLLSSRSLIAQYVSCVIDGGMSADDVEVHSLPLYHCAQLDCFFSVDVYLGATSVILPGPDPAALLAAVERERATKLFAPPTVWISLLRHENFDRTDLSSLRKGYYGASAMPVEVLRELRRRLPEVDLWNFYGQTEMAPLATILRPDEQLPRAGSAGRASLNVETRIVDDEDNPVAPGVVGEIVHRSPHATLGYYRDEEKTAEAFRAGWFHSGDLGVVDEDGYLSVVDRKKDMIKTGGENVASREVEEALYLLDGVAEVAVFGIGHPHWIEAVTAVVVPREDVELTAAQVIDHARTRLAGYKCPKYVVFADRLPKNPSGKIVKRELRERHAGLATRD
- a CDS encoding DUF488 domain-containing protein, yielding MHPTPVRVARLTDPAGPADGTRVLVERLWPRGASRSVELDGWYRQLAPSDELRTWYGHDPDRFAEFADRYRAELREPDRLAALARLRELAAGGPLTLLTASTTLPLSQAAVLAAVLTAAP